One region of Polaribacter pectinis genomic DNA includes:
- a CDS encoding Ppx/GppA phosphatase family protein — MDIQYSRDRYIVILELSSTAIKILKLQPKIIDKKLNRHEINRYKSFTIGAVIKKYIENNTLNIDLYKKHILPIIIKELNSITRLQPQAIRILATGYYRSVTNTNSLLKVIENSFPKYVKDKGIVLEILTPDEESYLSYLSWEKTYLFKENVLNENNLKLNIDVGGGSTEITLFNKPPFKNTISLEVGVDYYMNDILTIEYLDSTTIWYHLIEAKKNIKHHLNEKIIIPNEKIKFAICTGSTLILDREDEINNQILTFNTALGNTIFSTEKELSERIEWKGRKQININNNERKIFRKLFGLIILNEILKHFNVDYSYNNLANLRIGAYHQTKEYLMQLHGYKI; from the coding sequence ATGGATATTCAATACAGTAGAGATCGATATATAGTTATTTTAGAGTTAAGCTCTACAGCTATTAAAATATTGAAATTACAACCAAAAATTATTGATAAAAAATTAAATAGGCATGAAATAAATAGATATAAATCTTTTACTATTGGTGCAGTAATTAAAAAATATATTGAAAACAATACTCTAAATATAGATTTATATAAAAAGCATATACTACCTATTATAATAAAAGAATTAAACTCTATTACAAGACTTCAACCACAAGCTATTAGAATATTAGCAACGGGTTATTACAGGAGTGTTACGAATACCAATAGTCTATTAAAAGTCATTGAAAACTCTTTTCCTAAATACGTTAAAGATAAAGGCATCGTATTAGAGATACTTACGCCAGATGAAGAATCTTATTTAAGTTACCTGTCATGGGAGAAGACCTATTTATTTAAGGAAAATGTTTTAAATGAAAATAATTTAAAACTCAATATAGATGTAGGGGGTGGTTCCACAGAAATAACTTTATTTAACAAACCTCCATTTAAAAATACTATTAGTCTTGAGGTCGGGGTTGATTATTATATGAATGATATTTTAACTATAGAGTATTTAGATAGCACTACAATTTGGTATCATCTTATCGAAGCTAAGAAAAATATAAAACATCATTTAAATGAAAAAATAATTATTCCTAATGAAAAAATTAAATTTGCCATTTGTACAGGAAGTACACTCATTCTCGATAGAGAGGACGAAATAAATAATCAAATTCTTACATTTAATACCGCTTTAGGAAATACTATTTTTAGTACAGAAAAAGAATTAAGTGAACGAATCGAATGGAAAGGGCGAAAGCAAATAAACATCAACAACAATGAGAGAAAAATATTTAGAAAGCTATTTGGACTTATTATATTAAATGAAATTTTAAAACATTTTAATGTGGATTATAGTTACAATAATTTAGCAAATTTAAGAATTGGAGCCTATCATCAAACAAAAGAATATTTAATGCAACTTCACGGTTATAAGATTTAA
- a CDS encoding replication protein produces MIPNTIFDNLLPSLSEKELKVLLIILRQTIGWVSKNGKRKSRDWISHRYFINTTGLSRKSITQAISLLIKKGFIRAETTSHQTLESSNDRKGQMRIYYSCLLFGRDDCTQPKVQLASSQRKILLTTKLTDTKLKPQTKVNSTYHKRLTDFQRYQQVLREGKDKGSL; encoded by the coding sequence ATGATTCCTAATACTATTTTCGATAATCTTCTCCCATCCTTATCTGAAAAGGAATTAAAAGTACTTCTCATCATCTTGCGTCAAACAATAGGTTGGGTATCAAAAAATGGTAAAAGAAAAAGCCGAGACTGGATAAGTCATCGGTATTTTATAAATACAACAGGCTTGTCTCGAAAATCTATAACACAAGCAATTTCATTATTGATTAAAAAAGGTTTTATAAGAGCAGAAACAACATCGCATCAAACGTTAGAAAGCAGTAATGATAGAAAAGGACAGATGCGTATATATTACTCTTGTCTGTTATTCGGAAGGGATGATTGTACACAGCCCAAGGTACAATTAGCATCTTCACAAAGGAAGATTTTACTCACTACAAAACTAACAGATACAAAACTAAAACCTCAAACTAAGGTAAATTCTACCTATCATAAACGTCTAACAGATTTTCAACGCTATCAGCAGGTTTTGCGTGAAGGGAAGGATAAAGGTTCTCTTTAA
- a CDS encoding JAB domain-containing protein, whose protein sequence is MNTLPSTELLGSSQIEIHYTRPPLSDIYHVTHSRSASAILRKHINESQLDFRETFWVISLSNSNRVIGITEIATGTPTKVLINKRYIFQIALLTNASGIIIAHNHPSGKLESSRCDRAITQDIKKLAFLMEITLLDHLIITSESYYSMADEGEM, encoded by the coding sequence ATGAACACATTACCAAGTACTGAACTACTCGGTAGTTCACAGATTGAAATTCACTACACACGACCTCCATTGAGTGATATATATCACGTAACACATTCAAGAAGCGCAAGTGCTATTTTAAGGAAACATATCAATGAAAGTCAGCTTGATTTTAGAGAAACCTTTTGGGTTATATCTCTTTCTAATTCGAATAGAGTTATTGGTATTACTGAAATTGCTACTGGAACACCAACGAAAGTATTAATTAATAAGCGATATATATTTCAAATAGCACTCCTTACAAATGCTTCAGGAATCATTATTGCCCATAATCACCCAAGCGGAAAACTAGAAAGCTCACGATGTGATAGAGCGATAACCCAGGATATTAAAAAACTTGCCTTCCTTATGGAAATAACTTTACTCGACCATCTTATTATTACTTCTGAATCATATTATTCTATGGCTGACGAAGGAGAGATGTAA
- a CDS encoding HamA C-terminal domain-containing protein: protein MSTPFNSHSIISHKINENDLSTFFVGFDIDNNNESVYRIKPLISKLTQVIHEFSFGFHDGGVTSNTDTLPVLIEAAKSLYKIDSFKNARDIYLRDETEIEDNIEDKFLRRGEFGELILHLLLRDFYNTIPLLSKIHFKDTRGHAVHGFDSVHIQPSNNSLWLGESKLYKSGKNGVKALVQDIKEHFNTDYLNSEFALISKKIKYFDNIPQKDKWLKLLSKENTLINQLNAINIPLLCTYNSELLGDSSIDELSQDFIDIYTKEMRELKAYFDKNNDHPLKSRLNIILILFPVKDKKELVKGLHENLSKIQSLDL, encoded by the coding sequence ATGTCTACACCTTTTAATTCCCATTCAATAATTTCACATAAAATAAATGAAAATGATTTAAGTACTTTTTTTGTAGGGTTTGATATTGATAATAATAATGAAAGTGTCTATAGAATAAAGCCTCTTATAAGTAAGCTCACACAGGTTATACATGAATTTTCTTTTGGTTTCCATGATGGGGGAGTAACAAGTAATACTGATACACTACCTGTTTTAATTGAGGCAGCTAAATCACTATATAAAATAGATTCTTTTAAAAATGCAAGAGACATTTACCTAAGAGACGAGACTGAAATTGAGGACAATATTGAAGATAAGTTTTTAAGACGAGGGGAGTTTGGGGAATTAATCTTACACTTATTACTAAGAGATTTCTATAATACAATTCCTTTACTTTCTAAAATACATTTTAAAGATACAAGAGGCCATGCAGTTCATGGATTTGATTCAGTTCATATTCAGCCTAGTAATAATAGTTTGTGGTTGGGCGAATCAAAATTATATAAATCAGGTAAAAATGGTGTTAAAGCATTAGTTCAAGATATTAAAGAACATTTTAATACTGATTATTTGAATTCTGAGTTTGCACTTATTTCCAAGAAAATCAAATATTTTGACAACATACCTCAAAAAGATAAATGGTTAAAATTATTATCAAAGGAGAATACATTAATTAATCAACTCAATGCTATAAATATACCTCTACTTTGTACTTATAACTCTGAACTGCTTGGGGATAGTAGCATTGACGAATTATCACAAGATTTTATTGATATTTATACGAAAGAGATGAGGGAACTTAAGGCTTATTTTGATAAAAATAATGATCATCCACTAAAATCTCGATTAAATATTATTCTTATTTTATTTCCTGTAAAAGATAAAAAAGAACTGGTAAAAGGTCTTCATGAGAATTTAAGTAAAATTCAATCTTTGGATCTATGA
- a CDS encoding type IV secretory system conjugative DNA transfer family protein, with product MNIQDTLSHISEKGEEFLDGILQNLLGGKHNLSAKFGQESKLISARYDGLSITGTKFLTSKKSKEHLLCFAPSGVGKSTVFLIPSALNIATAKKPASMIINNPSGELSKMTNYFINQGYEVYSFDPDNKEQSIYYNPLHRIKNPSDVTKVATMLVQKNGKKVSDFWDLKSIELISLLIEFLLENTSKIYQNIANIYYLLENLAGNEVAVNGLFADKATENQWRAYKSVIANSEKTKSNIISSAISHLSFIGKDPSLCDVTSLDSFDFSRMKTEKIVLFLNCNISNMNYYSPIFGLFFEQLFTEIFRSIPKDSDNDLYLLIDELSSIPLPSLSNVIANARKYMSILGVLQGESQLYENYGQYNAKSILNNACKVYMTGLNDECDRISKALGDYQYYEDKEKKMLRTRPLMTGSEIRTMPVDKVIVIPNGGMKALYCSVKPYYKIRKFIEAMKIDLPEEYEQRQSLNFTTQYLSLDKYLTEEENDDKNKETNTNSKIE from the coding sequence ATGAATATTCAAGATACACTTTCACATATTTCAGAAAAAGGTGAAGAGTTTTTAGATGGAATTCTTCAAAATCTATTAGGAGGTAAACATAATTTATCGGCAAAATTTGGTCAAGAGAGTAAACTAATTTCTGCACGATACGATGGACTTTCTATTACAGGAACAAAGTTTTTAACATCAAAAAAATCAAAGGAACATTTATTATGCTTTGCACCTAGTGGTGTTGGTAAATCGACTGTTTTTTTAATTCCAAGTGCACTCAATATTGCAACAGCTAAAAAGCCAGCCAGTATGATTATAAATAATCCGTCTGGGGAACTTTCAAAAATGACGAATTACTTCATCAATCAAGGATATGAAGTGTATAGTTTTGACCCTGATAATAAAGAGCAATCTATTTATTACAATCCTTTGCATCGTATAAAGAACCCTTCGGATGTAACAAAAGTAGCCACAATGTTGGTGCAGAAAAACGGAAAAAAGGTATCTGACTTTTGGGATTTAAAATCTATAGAACTTATCAGTTTACTCATTGAATTCTTATTAGAAAACACTTCAAAAATCTATCAGAACATCGCAAATATTTATTATCTGCTTGAGAACTTAGCAGGGAATGAAGTTGCTGTTAATGGACTTTTTGCAGACAAAGCTACAGAAAACCAATGGCGAGCATATAAAAGTGTTATTGCTAATAGTGAGAAGACAAAATCTAATATTATTAGTTCAGCAATTTCTCATTTATCTTTTATTGGAAAAGACCCATCACTTTGCGATGTAACGAGTTTAGATTCCTTCGATTTCTCTCGCATGAAAACGGAAAAAATTGTTTTGTTTTTAAACTGTAATATTTCTAATATGAATTATTATAGTCCAATTTTCGGTTTGTTTTTTGAGCAATTATTTACAGAAATCTTCCGCTCCATTCCTAAAGATTCGGATAATGATTTGTATTTACTCATTGATGAGTTGAGTTCTATTCCACTTCCAAGCCTTTCAAACGTAATAGCAAATGCGAGAAAATACATGTCTATACTGGGGGTATTGCAGGGGGAGAGCCAATTGTATGAGAATTATGGACAGTATAATGCTAAAAGCATCCTTAATAACGCCTGTAAGGTCTATATGACAGGTTTAAACGATGAATGTGACCGAATATCCAAAGCTTTAGGAGACTATCAGTATTACGAGGACAAGGAAAAGAAAATGCTACGCACCAGACCTCTTATGACAGGTTCAGAAATTAGAACGATGCCAGTAGATAAGGTTATTGTAATTCCTAATGGCGGTATGAAAGCTTTGTATTGTTCAGTGAAGCCATATTACAAAATCAGAAAATTTATAGAGGCAATGAAGATTGATTTACCTGAAGAATATGAGCAAAGGCAATCACTCAACTTCACAACACAATACTTGTCCTTGGATAAGTATCTTACTGAGGAAGAAAATGATGATAAAAATAAAGAAACGAATACAAACTCTAAAATTGAATAG
- a CDS encoding type IV secretory system conjugative DNA transfer family protein codes for MKPKRNPNITYFAVTNWRERKDLFGIKQEDRAFHTYILGKTGAGKSNLLITKILQDIKHKRGACVFDVHGDLINTISLNIPHYRKDDVIYLNIPDGNLTFGYNPLKRVSYEKRSLVASAILDSFQKLWSGAWGIKMEHILRYILLTLLDQPKANMRDIIRILQDEEYRKKCINNVVNPDVKNFWLKEYDKYGKNDVTPILNKVGAFLVHPTIKRLLIDNADSLSFRKIMDEKKILLVNISKGSLGVDVANILGSLLLSTITSASFNRIDTEEHLRVPFHLYLDEFQNYTNKTLTEMLSELRKFKVTLTLAHQYLHQLSDDIRYGVLGNVGTVICFRIGAVDAEYMLMEHYIEFLPLTLGDYVNMENYHVYVKLMIDGKPSKPFSAITVYYKTIL; via the coding sequence ATGAAACCAAAGCGGAACCCAAACATTACATATTTTGCAGTTACTAATTGGCGAGAACGAAAAGACCTCTTTGGTATAAAACAAGAAGACCGTGCTTTTCACACGTATATTCTTGGAAAAACAGGTGCTGGAAAATCAAATTTACTCATTACCAAAATACTACAAGACATTAAACACAAGCGTGGTGCTTGTGTTTTTGATGTACATGGAGATTTAATAAATACGATATCTTTAAATATTCCACACTATCGTAAAGATGATGTTATTTACTTAAATATTCCCGATGGAAATTTAACATTTGGATATAATCCTCTTAAACGGGTTTCGTATGAAAAACGTTCATTGGTAGCAAGTGCTATCTTAGACAGTTTTCAGAAGCTTTGGAGTGGTGCTTGGGGTATTAAAATGGAGCATATACTGCGATATATCCTCTTAACATTACTCGACCAACCTAAGGCAAATATGCGAGATATTATTCGCATACTTCAAGATGAAGAGTACAGAAAAAAGTGCATCAATAATGTGGTCAATCCAGATGTGAAAAACTTTTGGCTTAAGGAATATGATAAGTATGGGAAAAATGATGTTACTCCAATACTCAATAAAGTAGGTGCTTTTTTGGTACATCCAACGATTAAGAGGTTACTAATAGATAATGCTGATTCTCTTTCTTTTCGTAAAATAATGGATGAAAAGAAAATATTGCTTGTGAATATTAGTAAAGGTTCATTAGGAGTTGATGTAGCTAATATTCTTGGTTCATTGTTGCTTTCTACTATTACTTCAGCTTCATTTAATCGTATTGATACAGAAGAACATTTGCGTGTTCCCTTTCATCTCTATTTAGATGAATTTCAAAACTACACAAATAAGACACTCACGGAAATGCTCTCTGAGTTACGAAAGTTTAAAGTTACATTAACCTTGGCACATCAATACCTACATCAATTAAGTGACGATATTAGATATGGGGTTTTAGGTAATGTTGGAACAGTAATTTGTTTTCGAATTGGTGCTGTTGATGCTGAATATATGTTAATGGAACATTACATAGAATTCTTACCTCTTACGTTAGGTGATTATGTGAATATGGAAAATTATCATGTATATGTAAAACTTATGATTGATGGAAAACCAAGTAAACCTTTTTCCGCAATAACGGTGTATTACAAGACTATTTTGTGA
- a CDS encoding DEAD/DEAH box helicase, translating into MINKIIEEIEFSENLNGDETFEIYKECSILILENRHLAEKLIINILNNKDKFDSKFEEILTDLVESVGFYPYLEKESLVPTTTDALIRKNYYHSDYLNKYFHEEQKYLLSLLESEKNIIVSAPTSFGKSLLFEEIISSNKYSNIIIIQPTLALLDETRKKLLKYNNDYKIIVRTSQEPSTEKGNIFLFTAERVNEYNQFPKIDFFVIDEFYKLSGQRDDERSSSLNNAFYYILKKYNPKFYLLGPNIDGISEGFEQKYNATFHRSDYSLVDSKEINIYENHKDKFGVRGKKADFKEEVLFELLYELRDQQTIIYCSSPNRVRGVSKKFSIYLKEKNVPKSEVNYPLKEWIEEYITKGWSLLKCLNYDIGIHDGALQKHITTSIIDYFNEDKLKYLFCTSTIIEGVNTSAKNIIYFDSTKGGRDIDYFDYSNIKGRAGRMMVHFVGNVYNFNPPPIKKQIIIDIPFYQQNPIKDEVLIQIDKSEVKNKNSTQFKAIDSIPEGEKNIIMRNGVKVQGQRNIFDTLRSDIDDNYELISWDNFPKYEQLKYIFDLAWDNLIVEGETTRPMTAKRLTFMTFNYGLEQNINQLINSNFSYIRNLSSNRNKSDNDLMDIAIQGVFQILKHWFQYKVPKWLSVINEIQKFVCEERGLRAGNYSFYSNHIENDFLPENLSILSEYGIPRSAIKKLGVNIPKDLNQDLILEFIKENKLHLSKSLMKYEKNKVLNNL; encoded by the coding sequence ATGATAAATAAAATAATAGAAGAAATAGAGTTTTCAGAAAATTTAAATGGCGATGAAACATTTGAAATCTATAAAGAATGTAGCATTCTTATTCTTGAAAATAGGCATTTAGCTGAAAAACTTATCATTAACATTCTTAATAATAAAGATAAGTTTGATAGTAAGTTTGAAGAAATATTAACTGATTTAGTAGAGTCTGTAGGATTCTATCCTTATTTAGAAAAAGAAAGTTTAGTCCCAACAACAACAGATGCGCTTATTAGAAAAAATTATTATCATTCTGATTATTTGAATAAGTATTTTCATGAAGAACAGAAATACTTATTATCTCTTTTAGAGTCAGAAAAAAATATAATTGTAAGTGCTCCAACTAGTTTTGGAAAAAGTTTACTTTTTGAAGAAATAATATCTTCCAATAAATATTCTAACATTATTATTATTCAACCAACACTTGCTCTGTTGGATGAGACTAGAAAGAAGTTATTAAAATATAATAATGATTACAAAATAATTGTAAGGACTTCACAAGAACCTTCTACCGAAAAAGGGAATATATTTCTTTTTACTGCTGAACGAGTAAATGAGTATAATCAGTTCCCAAAAATTGATTTTTTCGTTATAGATGAGTTTTATAAATTAAGTGGTCAAAGGGATGATGAAAGGTCATCTTCGTTAAATAATGCTTTCTATTATATTTTAAAAAAATATAACCCAAAATTTTATTTACTTGGGCCGAATATTGATGGAATTAGTGAGGGGTTTGAGCAAAAATATAACGCTACTTTTCATAGAAGTGATTACTCACTTGTTGATTCAAAAGAAATTAATATATATGAAAACCATAAGGATAAATTTGGTGTAAGAGGTAAGAAAGCAGATTTTAAAGAAGAAGTATTATTTGAATTATTATATGAGTTGAGAGACCAGCAAACTATTATATATTGCTCTTCTCCAAATAGGGTTAGAGGGGTTTCAAAAAAATTTTCAATTTATTTAAAGGAAAAAAACGTACCTAAAAGCGAAGTAAACTATCCGTTAAAAGAATGGATTGAAGAATATATTACCAAAGGTTGGAGTTTGTTAAAATGTTTAAATTACGACATTGGTATTCACGATGGAGCATTACAAAAACATATAACAACATCAATTATAGATTACTTTAACGAAGATAAATTAAAGTACTTGTTTTGTACAAGTACTATTATTGAAGGAGTAAATACTAGTGCTAAAAATATTATATATTTTGATTCAACTAAGGGTGGTCGTGATATAGATTATTTTGATTATTCAAATATAAAAGGAAGAGCTGGAAGAATGATGGTTCATTTTGTTGGTAATGTTTACAATTTTAATCCTCCTCCAATTAAAAAACAAATAATAATTGACATTCCTTTCTATCAACAAAACCCTATAAAAGATGAAGTTCTAATTCAAATTGATAAATCTGAGGTTAAGAATAAAAATTCTACTCAATTTAAAGCTATCGATAGTATTCCAGAGGGTGAAAAAAATATTATTATGAGAAATGGTGTAAAGGTTCAAGGGCAAAGAAATATTTTTGACACCTTACGATCTGATATTGATGACAATTATGAATTAATCTCATGGGATAATTTCCCAAAATATGAACAATTAAAATATATTTTTGATTTGGCATGGGATAATTTAATAGTTGAAGGAGAAACAACTAGACCCATGACTGCAAAAAGATTAACTTTCATGACTTTTAATTATGGGTTGGAGCAAAACATAAATCAGTTAATTAATAGTAACTTTTCATACATTAGAAATTTATCATCAAATAGGAATAAATCTGATAATGATTTAATGGATATAGCAATTCAAGGAGTTTTTCAAATATTAAAACATTGGTTTCAATATAAAGTACCCAAATGGTTATCAGTTATAAATGAAATTCAAAAATTTGTTTGTGAAGAAAGAGGATTAAGAGCAGGAAATTATTCATTCTATTCAAATCATATTGAAAATGATTTTTTACCTGAAAATTTATCCATATTATCAGAATATGGGATACCAAGAAGTGCAATAAAGAAATTAGGTGTGAATATTCCTAAAGATTTAAATCAAGATCTAATTTTAGAATTCATCAAGGAAAATAAGTTACATCTTTCTAAATCTTTAATGAAATATGAGAAGAATAAAGTTTTAAATAATCTTTAA
- a CDS encoding helix-turn-helix domain-containing protein: MTLKINSLSRYRKRLNIPLHDIAHLLNIDTSNLSKIEQGIREPNPRIILLYHILFKAPLIELFADQYDELKVLFKRRSRSLVEQLQIEQPPKSNNRIAYINEFVNSLNQE, translated from the coding sequence ATGACACTTAAAATAAATTCTTTATCAAGATATCGTAAAAGATTAAACATACCACTTCATGATATTGCACATCTTTTAAATATTGATACTTCAAACTTATCCAAAATCGAACAAGGAATTCGGGAGCCGAATCCAAGAATTATTCTCTTGTACCACATCCTCTTCAAAGCTCCACTTATTGAACTTTTTGCTGATCAATATGATGAGCTTAAAGTTCTTTTTAAGCGAAGAAGTAGATCACTTGTTGAACAATTACAAATTGAACAACCTCCGAAGAGTAATAATAGAATAGCATACATCAATGAATTTGTCAATTCATTAAACCAAGAATAA
- a CDS encoding DUF2958 domain-containing protein, giving the protein MTKELEKRFKEVGDQSEKENPLVIAKFFSPVGGATWFASEYDPQTNICYGYVKDLVPSPNGIYDEFGYFSITELESVTLPFGLKIERDIHFDEITFDELIKPKIHKRESELKDIKENKDQKQDLER; this is encoded by the coding sequence ATGACAAAAGAATTAGAAAAAAGGTTTAAAGAAGTGGGCGACCAATCTGAAAAAGAAAACCCGTTGGTGATTGCCAAGTTCTTTTCACCAGTAGGAGGAGCTACTTGGTTTGCTTCAGAGTATGACCCACAAACCAACATCTGTTATGGATATGTTAAAGATTTAGTGCCTAGTCCTAATGGAATATATGACGAGTTTGGATATTTCTCGATAACAGAATTAGAATCTGTGACCCTGCCATTTGGTTTGAAAATCGAAAGAGATATTCACTTTGATGAAATTACTTTTGATGAATTAATAAAACCTAAAATTCATAAAAGGGAGTCAGAACTTAAGGATATAAAAGAGAATAAGGATCAAAAACAAGATTTAGAACGATAA
- a CDS encoding recombinase family protein, which produces MNPYKYILYARKSSEDKNRQVTSIEDQIKELKRIAIELDIQIVEIISESKSAKKPGREGFNKMLQKIHQGKADGILCWKLDRLARNPIDHGNIAWMLQQGIIQRIKTHSGEYKPSDNVLMMQVEFGMATQYVRDLRTNVRRGTRLKAERGWSPSPILPIGYKHNPLYLAKESNIEIIPDTKTYKKVKQLWEMLLTRAYSVADLKRHGDAIGLKSKKGNYLTLNTYHLLFKKTFYAGIFDWKNAEGSKSFYEGKHKKMITFPQYEEAQKILGNYHRPTRCRERNYTFPFRGIMSCGECSGYVTAEKIHQVICTNCKYKFSIKTNTQCRKCKTDFYEMKKPVEIIKKYYRCSKKKNKNCSQKSIEEEQIISYAGNFAETMKIDDRFYEWAKNEVLYLDSISEKESQVKELTKRQNELIKRLDGLINMRADGQIKNDVFITKSDEINKQLLRVKSELLHERDYKNNTRKVALKNLSLARNADEAFENADLKGKKNIIRELGYNLTLKDKSLSIITPKWINYLKEYVIEISAQNPWVQPKNKVDKYSSFRDFTPLNISLLAERDVK; this is translated from the coding sequence ATGAACCCATATAAATACATCCTATATGCTCGAAAGAGTAGTGAAGATAAGAATAGACAAGTAACATCTATTGAAGACCAGATTAAAGAATTAAAACGTATTGCAATAGAGCTTGATATTCAAATTGTTGAAATAATTTCAGAATCAAAATCTGCAAAAAAACCAGGGCGAGAAGGTTTTAATAAAATGCTACAAAAAATCCATCAAGGTAAGGCAGATGGAATTTTGTGTTGGAAATTAGACAGACTCGCAAGAAATCCAATAGATCATGGAAATATTGCTTGGATGCTACAACAAGGTATTATTCAAAGAATAAAAACGCACAGTGGCGAATACAAGCCTTCTGACAATGTTTTAATGATGCAAGTCGAGTTTGGTATGGCAACTCAATATGTCAGGGATTTACGAACAAATGTAAGACGTGGAACAAGACTAAAAGCGGAGCGAGGTTGGTCTCCATCTCCTATTCTTCCCATCGGGTATAAACATAACCCTCTATACTTAGCCAAGGAATCAAATATAGAGATAATACCAGACACTAAAACATATAAAAAGGTAAAACAACTATGGGAAATGTTACTTACAAGAGCATATAGTGTTGCTGATTTAAAACGTCATGGTGATGCTATTGGATTGAAAAGTAAAAAGGGAAATTACCTAACTCTAAATACTTATCATTTACTATTCAAAAAAACATTTTATGCAGGGATTTTTGACTGGAAAAATGCCGAAGGAAGTAAATCTTTCTATGAAGGTAAACACAAAAAAATGATAACGTTTCCTCAATATGAAGAAGCACAAAAAATATTGGGAAACTATCATCGCCCAACTAGGTGTAGAGAGAGAAATTATACATTTCCATTTAGAGGAATAATGAGTTGTGGAGAATGTTCAGGGTACGTAACAGCTGAAAAAATTCATCAAGTTATCTGTACAAATTGTAAATATAAGTTTTCAATAAAAACCAATACGCAATGTCGTAAATGCAAAACTGATTTTTATGAAATGAAAAAGCCTGTTGAAATTATAAAAAAATATTACCGTTGCTCTAAAAAGAAGAATAAAAATTGTTCACAAAAAAGTATAGAAGAAGAACAAATTATTAGTTACGCAGGAAATTTTGCAGAAACAATGAAAATTGATGATAGATTTTACGAATGGGCTAAAAATGAAGTACTCTATCTTGATTCTATAAGTGAAAAAGAGAGTCAGGTAAAGGAACTAACCAAAAGACAAAACGAACTTATAAAACGTTTAGATGGTCTTATTAATATGAGAGCTGATGGGCAGATAAAGAATGATGTTTTCATTACAAAGAGTGATGAAATAAATAAGCAACTTCTTAGAGTAAAATCAGAATTACTCCACGAACGTGATTATAAAAACAACACCAGAAAGGTAGCTTTAAAAAACCTTTCCCTTGCAAGAAATGCAGATGAAGCATTTGAAAATGCTGATTTAAAAGGAAAAAAGAACATCATTCGTGAACTTGGGTACAACCTAACTTTAAAAGACAAATCGTTAAGTATTATAACGCCAAAATGGATAAACTACCTCAAAGAATACGTTATTGAAATAAGTGCCCAAAATCCTTGGGTACAACCTAAAAATAAGGTTGATAAATATAGCTCTTTTAGGGATTTCACACCACTAAATATTAGTTTGCTGGCAGAAAGAGACGTTAAATGA